A genomic segment from Burkholderia plantarii encodes:
- a CDS encoding TauD/TfdA dioxygenase family protein — protein sequence MNQAVAPSLDVLPLSAHIGAEIRGVDLTRPLDAEQVAAIRGALLKWRVVFFREQFLTHEQHIAFSAQFGELTVGHPVFGHLEGHPEIYSVSKYRKATRYDGQPVLRPWTGWHTDVTAAVNPPWASILRGVTIPPYGGDTHWTNLARAYETLSAPLREFVDGLRGIHRFTPPPGANATADYADAVERRTLVTEHPLVRVHPETGERVLYVSPGFLKSIVGLTPRESQGLLELLWEHITRPEFTVRFKWEPRSLAFWDNRATAHLAPSDIFDLDFDRQLYRTTLVGDVPVGPDGRASVALEGTPVDAAAAIALN from the coding sequence ATGAACCAGGCCGTAGCACCGTCGCTCGACGTCCTTCCCTTGTCCGCGCACATCGGCGCCGAGATCCGCGGCGTCGACCTGACCCGCCCGCTCGACGCCGAGCAGGTCGCCGCCATCCGCGGCGCGCTGCTGAAGTGGCGCGTGGTGTTCTTCCGCGAGCAGTTCCTCACCCACGAGCAGCACATCGCGTTCTCGGCGCAGTTCGGCGAGCTGACCGTGGGCCACCCGGTGTTCGGCCACCTCGAGGGCCATCCCGAGATCTATTCGGTCTCGAAGTACCGCAAGGCCACGCGCTACGACGGCCAGCCCGTGCTGCGCCCGTGGACCGGCTGGCACACCGACGTGACGGCTGCCGTCAACCCGCCGTGGGCCTCGATCCTGCGCGGCGTGACGATTCCGCCCTACGGCGGCGACACGCACTGGACCAACCTCGCGCGCGCCTACGAAACGCTGTCGGCGCCGCTGCGCGAGTTCGTGGACGGGCTGCGCGGCATCCACCGCTTCACGCCGCCGCCCGGCGCCAACGCGACCGCCGACTACGCCGACGCCGTGGAGCGCCGCACGCTGGTGACCGAGCACCCGCTGGTGCGCGTCCACCCCGAGACGGGCGAGCGCGTGCTGTACGTGAGCCCCGGGTTCCTGAAGTCGATCGTCGGCCTGACCCCGCGCGAGAGCCAGGGGCTGCTCGAGCTGCTGTGGGAACACATTACCCGCCCGGAATTCACGGTGCGTTTCAAGTGGGAGCCGCGCAGCCTCGCGTTCTGGGACAACCGCGCCACCGCGCATCTGGCGCCGTCCGACATCTTCGATCTCGACTTCGACCGCCAGCTGTATCGCACCACGCTCGTCGGCGACGTGCCGGTCGGCCCCGACGGCCGCGCCTCGGTCGCGCTCGAAGGCACGCCGGTGGACGCCGCCGCCGCGATCGCGCTGAACTGA
- a CDS encoding LLM class flavin-dependent oxidoreductase, which translates to MSDEILTQASERDGVAEAAATPFVPVASPADFPDSPVSRVFAQPLMLGLFLPIQAGGWSASTLPRTTDWSFDYNAALVQQAEALGFDLVFALSQWLPKGGYGGVFDGQALDSFMTLAALTARTERIVLAATTHVLYGPWHPLHFAKFTATLDHISKGRWGINVVTGHRALEHEMFGWPRIEHDHRYTLAAEFLDAVQQLWAQPDNFSYQPARSSWRLGEAFVTPKPRYGRPLLINATGSDAGIAFAARYSDVVFVTSPGGPTLDAALRTLPAHTARVKAAAAAHGRRIRTLLNPMVICRETAAEAREYRDAIVAHADAGSFQRFDSDAHAWRGGAAERAQAEHRALGGNMSITGSPEEVADAIVRLHRAGVDGVQLSFYDFQPDLALFGRRVLPLLREAGLRH; encoded by the coding sequence ATGTCCGACGAGATCCTGACCCAGGCGAGCGAGCGCGACGGCGTGGCCGAAGCGGCCGCCACGCCGTTCGTCCCGGTGGCCTCGCCGGCCGATTTCCCCGACAGCCCGGTCTCGCGCGTGTTCGCGCAGCCGCTGATGCTCGGGCTGTTCCTGCCGATCCAGGCCGGCGGCTGGAGCGCCTCGACGCTGCCGCGCACCACCGACTGGTCGTTCGACTACAACGCCGCGCTGGTGCAGCAGGCCGAGGCACTCGGCTTCGACCTGGTGTTCGCGCTCTCGCAGTGGCTGCCCAAGGGCGGCTACGGCGGCGTGTTCGACGGCCAGGCGCTCGACTCGTTCATGACGCTCGCGGCGCTGACCGCGCGCACCGAGCGGATCGTGCTGGCCGCGACCACCCACGTGCTCTACGGGCCGTGGCACCCGCTGCACTTCGCCAAGTTCACGGCCACGCTCGATCACATCTCGAAGGGCCGCTGGGGCATCAACGTCGTGACGGGCCACCGCGCGCTCGAGCACGAGATGTTCGGCTGGCCGCGCATCGAGCACGACCACCGCTACACGCTCGCCGCCGAGTTCCTCGACGCCGTGCAGCAGCTGTGGGCGCAGCCCGACAATTTCAGCTACCAGCCGGCACGGTCGAGCTGGCGGCTCGGCGAGGCGTTCGTCACGCCGAAGCCGCGCTACGGCCGCCCGCTGCTGATCAACGCCACCGGCTCCGACGCCGGCATCGCGTTCGCGGCGCGCTACTCCGACGTGGTGTTCGTGACCAGCCCCGGCGGCCCGACGCTCGATGCCGCGCTGCGCACGCTGCCCGCGCACACGGCGCGCGTGAAGGCCGCCGCCGCCGCGCACGGCCGGCGCATCCGCACGCTGCTGAACCCGATGGTGATCTGCCGCGAGACGGCGGCCGAGGCGCGCGAATACCGCGACGCGATCGTCGCGCATGCCGACGCGGGCAGCTTCCAGCGCTTCGACAGCGACGCGCACGCGTGGCGCGGCGGCGCCGCCGAACGCGCGCAGGCCGAGCATCGCGCGCTGGGCGGCAACATGTCGATCACCGGCTCGCCCGAGGAAGTCGCCGATGCGATCGTGCGGCTGCATCGCGCCGGCGTGGACGGCGTGCAATTGAGCTTCTACGACTTCCAGCCCGACCTGGCGCTGTTCGGACGGCGCGTGCTGCCGCTGCTGCGCGAGGCGGGTTTGCGTCACTGA
- a CDS encoding LLM class flavin-dependent oxidoreductase, which produces MTRPRGGQLALGAFLYPTGHHIAAWRHPDVPADAGVDFRHYARLAQAAEAACFDLVFLADGVGTRGDDVDFLSRTAHSYNAQFEPITLLSALAAVTGRIGLVGTASTSFNEPYHLARKFASLDHLSGGRAGWNLVTSSNRHEAENFNRDEHFRHDERYDRAEEFADVVRALWDSWDDDAFVRDKAAGRFFDPAGRHVLAHRGRFFQVRGPLNVPRTPQGRPVVVQAGSSEAGKRLAARTAEVIFTAQQTLDEAVAFYADVKGRMAEWGRAPDELKIMPGVLPVVGRDESEARGKFEALQQLIDPAVGLALVSGLTGGFDLSAHPFDGPIPALPETNASKSRQALTIELARRENLTIRQLALRVAGARGHWQLVGTPRQIADELEARFMHHGADGFNIMAPTLPGGLDDFIALVLPELRRRGLFRDAYTGTTLREHLGLARPADRATAARRGQAETAA; this is translated from the coding sequence ATGACCCGACCCCGCGGCGGCCAGCTGGCCCTCGGCGCGTTCCTCTATCCCACCGGGCATCACATCGCGGCCTGGCGCCATCCCGACGTGCCGGCCGATGCCGGCGTGGATTTCCGCCATTACGCGCGACTCGCGCAGGCGGCCGAGGCGGCCTGCTTCGATCTCGTGTTCCTCGCCGACGGCGTGGGCACGCGCGGCGACGACGTCGATTTCCTGAGCCGCACCGCGCACAGCTACAACGCGCAGTTCGAGCCGATCACGCTGCTCTCGGCGCTGGCGGCCGTGACCGGACGGATCGGCCTGGTCGGCACCGCCTCGACGAGCTTCAACGAGCCGTACCATCTCGCCCGCAAGTTCGCCTCGCTCGATCACCTGAGCGGCGGCCGCGCGGGCTGGAACCTGGTCACCTCGTCGAATCGCCACGAGGCCGAGAACTTCAACCGCGACGAACATTTCCGCCACGACGAGCGCTACGATCGCGCCGAGGAATTCGCTGACGTGGTGCGCGCGCTGTGGGACAGCTGGGATGATGATGCGTTCGTGCGCGACAAGGCGGCCGGACGCTTCTTCGATCCGGCCGGACGTCACGTGCTCGCGCATCGCGGGCGCTTCTTCCAGGTGCGCGGGCCGCTGAACGTGCCGCGCACGCCGCAGGGGCGGCCGGTGGTCGTGCAGGCGGGTTCGTCGGAAGCCGGCAAGCGGCTCGCCGCGCGCACCGCCGAGGTGATCTTCACGGCGCAGCAGACGCTCGACGAGGCGGTGGCGTTCTACGCCGACGTGAAGGGGCGGATGGCCGAATGGGGCCGCGCGCCCGACGAACTGAAGATCATGCCGGGCGTGCTGCCGGTGGTGGGCCGCGACGAGAGCGAGGCGCGCGGGAAATTCGAGGCGCTGCAGCAGCTGATCGATCCGGCCGTCGGGCTCGCGCTGGTGTCGGGGCTCACGGGCGGCTTCGATCTGTCGGCCCATCCGTTCGACGGGCCGATCCCGGCGCTGCCGGAAACCAACGCGAGCAAGAGCCGCCAGGCGCTGACGATCGAACTCGCGCGCCGCGAGAACCTGACGATCCGCCAGCTCGCGCTGCGCGTCGCCGGCGCGCGCGGACACTGGCAACTGGTGGGCACGCCGCGGCAGATCGCCGACGAACTCGAGGCGCGTTTCATGCACCACGGCGCCGACGGCTTCAACATCATGGCGCCGACGCTGCCGGGCGGCCTCGACGACTTCATCGCGCTGGTGCTGCCGGAGTTGCGCCGGCGCGGCCTGTTCCGCGACGCGTACACGGGCACGACGCTGCGCGAGCATCTGGGCCTCGCGCGGCCGGCCGACCGGGCCACGGCCGCGCGGCGCGGGCAGGCCGAGACGGCGGCGTGA
- a CDS encoding acyl-CoA dehydrogenase family protein gives MNAPHTIDSRSRLDAALAALPALAAGIGKDAARREADRELPFDGFALFRATDLGALRVPAARGGLGGSLVDLFEVIATLAAADSNLAHALRIHYDVTEALRLSPRTPFNDLQVERVLSGALFGGASTERGTSRPGEIATQLVREGDHYRVTGRKYYSTGTLFSDYARINVQGETATDPSLAIVIPVDREGLRIEDDWDGMGQRMTASGTLVLENVRVEPDEVIDRGSATLVGRHGGALRQLHLVAVAAGIVRNVAADARRYVTTFGRPVLHSPAATARDDHFIQQVVGDLSAHSHAIDALVRENARVLDRSADALLAGAADAEARVLEGALATARTQLVVSKLALHAGERLFEVGGATATSKSHNLDRHWRNLRTIFSHNPLLHKARVVGDYELNGVTTHLTEGRVF, from the coding sequence ATGAATGCCCCCCACACGATCGATTCCCGCTCACGCCTGGACGCGGCGCTGGCCGCGCTGCCGGCGCTCGCCGCCGGGATCGGCAAGGACGCCGCGCGGCGCGAGGCCGATCGCGAGCTGCCGTTCGACGGCTTCGCGCTGTTTCGCGCCACCGATCTCGGCGCGCTGCGCGTACCGGCCGCGCGCGGCGGGCTCGGCGGCTCGCTGGTCGACCTGTTCGAGGTGATCGCGACGCTCGCGGCCGCCGACTCGAATCTCGCGCATGCGCTGCGCATCCACTACGACGTGACCGAGGCGCTGCGGCTGTCGCCGCGCACGCCGTTCAACGACCTGCAGGTCGAGCGCGTGCTGTCGGGCGCGCTGTTCGGCGGCGCCTCGACCGAGCGCGGCACCTCGCGCCCCGGCGAGATCGCCACGCAGCTCGTGCGCGAGGGCGATCACTATCGCGTGACGGGCCGCAAATACTATTCGACCGGCACGCTGTTCTCGGACTACGCGCGCATCAACGTGCAGGGCGAAACGGCGACCGACCCGAGCCTCGCGATCGTGATTCCGGTCGATCGCGAGGGCCTGCGCATCGAGGACGACTGGGACGGCATGGGCCAGCGCATGACGGCGAGCGGCACGCTGGTGCTGGAGAACGTGCGCGTCGAGCCCGACGAGGTGATCGACCGCGGCAGCGCCACGCTGGTCGGGCGCCATGGCGGCGCGCTTCGACAGTTGCATCTGGTGGCGGTGGCGGCCGGCATCGTGCGCAACGTGGCCGCCGATGCGCGCCGCTACGTGACCACCTTCGGCCGGCCGGTGCTGCACAGCCCGGCCGCCACGGCGCGCGACGATCACTTCATCCAGCAGGTCGTCGGCGACCTGAGCGCGCACAGCCACGCGATCGACGCGCTGGTGCGCGAGAACGCGCGCGTGCTCGACCGTTCCGCCGACGCGCTGCTGGCCGGCGCGGCCGATGCCGAGGCACGGGTGCTGGAAGGCGCGCTTGCCACGGCGCGGACCCAACTGGTGGTCAGCAAGCTCGCGCTGCACGCGGGCGAGCGGCTGTTCGAGGTAGGCGGCGCCACGGCCACCTCGAAAAGCCACAACCTCGATCGCCACTGGCGCAACCTGCGCACGATCTTCAGCCACAACCCACTGCTGCACAAGGCGCGCGTGGTCGGCGACTACGAACTGAACGGCGTCACCACGCACCTGACCGAAGGCCGCGTGTTCTGA